The window TTACGGGTGACCCTCCCTGGTTAATGATTTATGATTTCACTTACAACTCTTATTATAGAAAACAGACTTTGTAATCGTAAGGTTAAGATTCATCTACAATAGGGATAAAAACCTCTAATGTAAGCGAATACAATGGCATTTAGTCACATATTAAGTTATATTTTATGACATAATATTAAAAACCCAGTGAAATGACAACTCATTCTTGTTATGAAACCTATACACAATGTGAATTACCTCTATATTTACTTTCTTAACCTGACAGCAAAAAGCCGTCCCCCAGTATATTAGCTACTGTCAGGAACGGCTTCATTCAATTGCGATCATTATTTTACCAAAGCTGTCTCTTGACGTCCTTCTTCGATCAGCCGGTAAGCGCGCTGCACTTCCTCTTCTGTTGGTGAAGGTACACCCTCAAGCTCATAGGGACGGCCAAGCACTTCCCATTTATAGATCCCCATCTGGTGATAAGGCAGGATTTCAAACTTCTCAACACCGTTTAGGGTTCCGATGAACCGCCCAAGATTCAGCAGGTCTTCTTCCTTGTTATGAATACCAGGAACGTAAACGTGGCGGATCCACATTTTACGATTATGATCTGATAACCAGCGGGCCAGTCTCAACGTACGGTCATTGGATTTACCTGTTAGCTTGATATGAGCTTCATCATCAATATGCTTTAGGTCCAGCAGCACCAGATCCGTTACATCTAACAG of the Paenibacillus pedocola genome contains:
- the pflA gene encoding pyruvate formate-lyase-activating protein, encoding MANGHIHSLETFGTVDGPGIRFVLFMQGCLLKCQYCHNPDTWGLNEGKEMSIEDVLSEIQPYLNYYRSSGGGLTVSGGEPTLQAHFVKQLFTEVKKRWNLHTTLDTNGYNEGDKITDLLDVTDLVLLDLKHIDDEAHIKLTGKSNDRTLRLARWLSDHNRKMWIRHVYVPGIHNKEEDLLNLGRFIGTLNGVEKFEILPYHQMGIYKWEVLGRPYELEGVPSPTEEEVQRAYRLIEEGRQETALVK